One Brevinematia bacterium DNA window includes the following coding sequences:
- a CDS encoding ParA family protein: MGRCIVVANQKGGVGKTTTVINLSHYIAMQKYKVLAIDMDPQGNLGRGLDVELSSSRRGTYEALIDQEDPNDLIIPSKYENLFLLPANLQLAGAQVELLKLEDKESRLKKFVSEVMDYFDFTFIDTPPSLGILTINGLVAADSVLIPLQTEFFAMEGVVHLLKTIKAIQKSLNPSLQIEGVLLTMYDIRTKLSKDVAEQAKEFFKDKVYNTFIPRNVRLSEAPSYGKSIFEYDPTCPGAIAYQRIAEELISNHGK, from the coding sequence ATGGGTAGGTGTATAGTGGTAGCGAATCAGAAGGGTGGTGTTGGTAAGACAACAACGGTTATAAACCTATCTCATTATATAGCAATGCAGAAGTATAAGGTGTTAGCTATTGATATGGATCCTCAGGGTAATTTGGGCAGAGGATTGGATGTAGAGCTATCTTCTTCTAGGCGAGGAACTTATGAAGCTTTGATAGACCAAGAAGATCCTAACGATCTTATTATTCCTTCAAAGTATGAGAATCTATTTTTACTACCGGCGAATCTACAATTAGCTGGAGCTCAAGTAGAGCTTCTTAAGCTTGAGGATAAAGAGAGTCGTCTTAAGAAGTTTGTTTCTGAAGTAATGGATTACTTTGACTTTACTTTTATAGACACTCCTCCATCGCTAGGTATTTTGACGATAAATGGTTTAGTTGCAGCGGATAGCGTTCTTATTCCACTTCAGACGGAGTTTTTTGCAATGGAAGGGGTTGTTCATCTTTTGAAAACCATAAAAGCAATCCAGAAGTCATTAAATCCAAGTTTACAGATAGAAGGAGTATTACTTACGATGTATGATATCAGAACTAAGCTTTCTAAGGATGTAGCTGAGCAAGCGAAGGAATTTTTTAAGGACAAGGTTTATAATACCTTTATTCCGAGGAATGTTAGGTTATCTGAAGCTCCAAGTTACGGGAAATCTATATTTGAGTATGATCCTACTTGTCCTGGAGCTATTGCTTATCAGAGAATTGCTGAGGAATTAATATCAAATCATGGTAAGTAG